The Solanum pennellii chromosome 4, SPENNV200 genomic interval TTCGAAGATTTGTGAAAATATCACCCCAATCTTCTTCTgccatttttcttttgattttgagTTATTTCTTGGCGAATTTTGTGTTTATATAGAGCAAATCTTGAAATGTGGACTGGAGTTTTTGACCTCTATAAACAAGggattcaattttttcttcttaaaaacaGGGGATTTAACACATTGAAAAACAGAGCATAAGTGCCTTTTTTTTGGAGTTATTTGGgtgattttatgattatatggcaaaattaaaagaatgtaTTAGTAATGTAGCGATTTGTTATCGGTGAATATATGTATTACGGTATTAGTTATTCCACAATTTATTtcgtataaaataatatatagattCCATGATAACTTATACGTATATTCGTTACGTAGATTTCTAAACAGTCAACCAAATGTTatatacttatattaattaatacattCTATTTCtttccgtttaaaaaagaattgacacatttctatataaaataataatttaactaaaaaaaagtctattttaatttatatcgacacaaatttatatcatttattttggatcataaattttaaaaatctttctttcttttttaaatttcgtgTCTAGTCAAACTACCTCAGATAAAATGAAACTGAGAAAGTATCTACTTACGAAACATTGTATAAGTTATACGAAAATTAGAAcatcaataatttatttcttatcgCGCTACTAAACAATCCGTAAGTGATAAATGTTGCATCCTAATAGCACTTTTTTGGATTCACTTAAATTTTagttccatcattgcccttgactATAACGTAATTCAACGAGAGAGTTACTCAGATGATATGCATCGATTGTAAATTCGAATCGTCAAGAGTGCAAAAGAATTGGAGCTAGCAAGAAAAAATAAGACTATGGGCCCGTTTGGATgagcttaataaaagcagctttaaaaaagtacttttgaaagtgctgaaacttatttttaaaataagcagttatgcgtttggataaaagtgctgaagttgttatgccaaacgtgaaaagggaaaaatagaagaaagagatgttagggttatatgagtaatttggagattgtataaaaatattaagggaaaaaacataaaaatgtggtcaacttaaaacagcttataagctaaaaaaaaaaaaagcacccctaccccagcttttaacttttggctgaaaataagtttttcttaacttaaaataagctattttgagtattgccaaacagttaaataagtcaaaaaccagcttttaagtcagtttgaccagcttttaagctgagccaaacaggctctataACTTAACTGAAGTATAGTGGAggataatttttaaattgtaaccaaaattagattgataaatttgaaccttttttttctaaaatattttgcaCTCCTGAAATTCATTGCAATTTGTATCCATGCAAGAGTTCCATTAAACTGACTTTCAAATAAGTCTTAGTTGACTTTCAAAGTATTTTCGAACTGTttggaaaataaaatacaaatataagagtaataacaataacaaaataatgtgAATTAAATTAGAGAGCACTACACCAATATACAGTCCAAAATAGTAACTATGTCATAATATTTCTGTTTGTGTCcaaaatattatacataaaaCAGCAAATTACAGTCCAAATTATCAACTTATGTCAAGTCTGTGCTTATTGGTCTCTAGCAAATTATCATAGCAAGAGCACACCTCATCCTGCACAATCAATTTCCAacacatattaatatataattacaacactttatatattataaattataacatataatttacaaaaaaaaaaaaaggatatagTAATACTCACAATTGGAATAATCCATTTTTTAGGCAAGGCATTAATCTCATCCTTTATCATTTCATGtgtcaatatatttgaatttgatgCTAATAATGTTGCTGCTGCTCCTATTACAAATGCTCTAACACTCATTAACTTCACATCTGCTTCAATATAAACAAATTCTTTGTTAGCCTAAATTTAAACCGCGTTAGTTATAGTTACGTCTAATATTCATTTCTTTCAACACCATTTAAAGAAAACTATACATATTTGGCGGATTAAATTACGTACCTCCAATTGTACTCATGATGACTTCAACAGTTATGGATTTGGCGTacaattttcttgaaatatctCTACAGAATCTTGACAAGAAATATTTGACGAACTGAATTGGAGTAAGAAAAGTTACAATCCATTTGAATTGTGTAATAATATTGTACTTCATACTCATTATGCTTCCTATATAGTTTGATGTTGAAATTTGacattcatattcttcaaattgcTCACAAGCCaaatataaacatgaaattgCCAATAATTTCGCAATCGGCAATATTGGTTTctacaataaaaaatttaagtaaagTTAACGAAACagaaacaaattgaaacggaatGAGTAATAACGAAAGGAAGTACTTACTTTTGGTACTGATGAAAGATACCTATCAACATAAATCATTGCTGTGTAAACTGTGATTTTTCTGACTCCATTACATCCTCCTATCTGCATATATagatataaatttcaaaaaaaaaatgtaaaataaaataaaaataatgaaatgggGTTTTCGATTTTCGATTGATTACGTAGACAATGTTGTAGATTGCAGTACGGCGAGCTTCAAGAAGCCATGGAAGGCTGAGTGTTCTTAATGGAAGTATGTTAGTGAGTCCAGCAATGGcgattttctcttcttctttaagCATGTTTTCGATGTAATCTTCGTTATCTTCTCCAATATCTTCAAATTCTTCTGCTAAAATTTGTTTATGGACGAATTCTCTTTCGTAATCACCTTTGAAAATAGCTTCTTCATTTGCACTCATTTGAAGAtttttgaagatatcaccccaATCTTCtgccatttttttcttcttcttttgattAGTTATTTCTTGGGGATTTTGTTTTCATATAGAGCAAAGAATAACTGTAGAAACAGAAAATTAAAGAGGACGCAAAAATGGCGGCAAAATCTTGAAATGTGGATTGGAGTTTTTGAGCTCTAAAAACAggggatttttttttcttttcaaaacagGGGATTTTACACATTTTGAAAAAACAGTTTGTTAAAATCCAtctacatataaacatatagatttattaatattactaaTAACTTTTTGAAGTACGTGAAAtattattctattattttttgttaaaatttaaatctaattgaaattcatttttaccttttctttATTGCATTCAAAAGTTTTCGTGTTGCTATAACTGCAatatttttgagtacatgtggaatgatttttttgtaataatattgCAATTTACGTACTTGATTTGTCATTGTCGATTTTGTGATAAATAAGAAGTCATTTTGcatatgatttcaagaaattttcttTGTTACTTGTATAGTTTATTCTCTCGCCAGAATATTTTTGGCTAAGATATTTCATGACAAATTTTAAATGGGAAGTCATCTTTGATatgttttcaagaaatttcttatcttgcttatatattttatttctcacCAAAAGATTTTTAGTAAAGATACAACGAATAATATTTTGTGACAATTTTTAAATGAGAAGTCATTTTGcatatgatttcaagaaattttcttTGTTACTTATATAGTTTATTCTCTCACCAGAAT includes:
- the LOC114076747 gene encoding uncharacterized protein LOC114076747; amino-acid sequence: MAEDWGDIFKNLQMSANEEAIFKGDYEREFVHKQILAEEFEDIGEDNEDYIENMLKEEEKIAIAGLTNILPLRTLSLPWLLEARRTAIYNIVYIGGCNGVRKITVYTAMIYVDRYLSSVPKKPILPIAKLLAISCLYLACEQFEEYECQISTSNYIGSIMSMKYNIITQFKWIVTFLTPIQFVKYFLSRFCRDISRKLYAKSITVEVIMSTIGDVKLMSVRAFVIGAAATLLASNSNILTHEMIKDEINALPKKWIIPIDEVCSCYDNLLETNKHRLDIS